From the Pectobacterium carotovorum genome, one window contains:
- a CDS encoding YbgC/FadM family acyl-CoA thioesterase produces the protein MQTFITVRGYHIDVYQHVNNARYLEFLEEARWQWLETLPAFGWMHSNNIAFVVVNININYRRPAVLGDVLRIDSELLQINTKSGVISQKITRVSDESDVTDATLTFVCIDLLTQKALPLEGELLEHLNEIRR, from the coding sequence ATGCAGACTTTCATTACCGTTCGTGGCTATCACATTGATGTTTATCAGCACGTTAATAACGCGCGCTATTTGGAGTTTCTGGAAGAGGCGCGTTGGCAATGGTTGGAGACGTTGCCTGCTTTTGGCTGGATGCATAGCAACAACATTGCTTTTGTTGTAGTGAACATCAATATCAACTACCGCAGACCAGCTGTCCTCGGTGATGTGCTGCGTATTGATAGCGAATTACTACAGATAAATACAAAAAGCGGCGTGATCAGCCAGAAGATAACCCGAGTGTCTGATGAAAGCGACGTGACTGATGCCACGCTGACGTTTGTCTGCATCGATTTATTGACGCAAAAAGCACTGCCGCTGGAGGGAGAACTGCTGGAACACCTAAACGAGATTCGCCGTTAA
- a CDS encoding Lrp/AsnC family transcriptional regulator, giving the protein MLDKIDRTLLSMLQQDCTLSLQTLADAVNLTSTPCWKRLKRLEEEGIIRARVALLDNERLGLGLTAFVLLKTQQHNRDWYQTFTRVVSDMPEVLAFYRMAGEYDYLMQVQVADMKSYDDFYKRLVNGIPGLVDVTSSFAMERIKHTTALPLSL; this is encoded by the coding sequence ATGTTGGATAAAATTGATCGCACCCTGCTGAGTATGTTGCAACAGGATTGCACGCTTTCGCTACAGACGCTGGCCGATGCGGTTAATCTGACATCCACGCCGTGCTGGAAACGTCTAAAGCGTCTTGAAGAAGAAGGTATTATCCGGGCTCGGGTGGCGCTGTTGGATAATGAGCGTCTGGGATTAGGGCTGACGGCGTTTGTCTTATTGAAGACGCAGCAGCACAACCGCGACTGGTATCAGACCTTCACTCGTGTTGTGTCCGATATGCCTGAAGTGCTGGCTTTTTATCGTATGGCTGGCGAATACGATTACCTGATGCAGGTTCAGGTTGCTGATATGAAAAGCTATGATGATTTCTATAAGCGGCTGGTGAATGGTATTCCCGGGTTGGTCGATGTAACATCTAGCTTTGCTATGGAACGAATCAAACACACCACGGCTCTGCCTTTATCCCTGTGA
- the hupB gene encoding nucleoid-associated protein HU-beta, translating into MNKSQLIDKIAADADISKAAAGRVLDAIIGSVTESLKEGDDVALVGFGTFSVRERAARTGRNPQTGKEISIPAAKVPGFRAGKTLKDAVN; encoded by the coding sequence GTGAACAAGTCACAATTGATCGACAAAATTGCCGCAGATGCTGATATTTCCAAAGCGGCAGCAGGGCGTGTGTTAGATGCAATTATTGGTTCCGTTACCGAATCCCTGAAAGAAGGGGATGATGTTGCTTTGGTTGGTTTTGGTACTTTCTCAGTGCGTGAACGTGCTGCTCGTACCGGCCGTAACCCGCAAACTGGTAAGGAAATCAGTATCCCTGCAGCAAAAGTACCAGGATTCCGTGCTGGTAAGACGCTGAAAGACGCCGTTAACTGA
- the queC gene encoding 7-cyano-7-deazaguanine synthase QueC, translating into MKRAVVVFSGGQDSTTCLIQALQHYDDVHCITFDYGQRHRAEIDIAQELSLKLGATAHKVLDVGLLNELATSSLTRDSIPVPDYDANAQGIPNTFVPGRNILFLTLASIYAYQVGAETVITGVCETDFSGYPDCRDEFVKALNQAIVLGIARDIRFETPLMWLNKAETWALADYYQQLDTVRYHTLTCYNGIKGDGCGQCAACHLRANGLAQYQNDSAAVMASLKQKAGLR; encoded by the coding sequence ATGAAGCGTGCTGTTGTCGTTTTTAGCGGTGGACAAGATTCCACAACCTGCCTGATTCAGGCTCTGCAACATTATGATGACGTCCACTGTATCACCTTCGATTATGGGCAACGCCACCGTGCGGAAATTGATATCGCCCAGGAACTCAGCCTGAAGTTGGGTGCAACGGCGCATAAGGTTCTGGACGTGGGCTTACTGAATGAACTCGCCACCAGCAGCCTGACGCGCGACAGTATCCCGGTTCCTGATTACGACGCCAATGCGCAAGGCATCCCCAATACCTTCGTTCCAGGAAGAAATATTCTTTTCCTGACGCTCGCCTCAATCTACGCCTATCAGGTTGGTGCCGAGACTGTCATTACTGGCGTGTGTGAGACCGATTTTTCCGGCTACCCTGATTGTCGCGACGAATTCGTTAAGGCGCTAAATCAGGCTATTGTATTAGGCATTGCCCGCGACATCCGTTTTGAAACCCCGCTGATGTGGCTCAATAAGGCGGAAACCTGGGCGCTGGCGGATTACTACCAGCAACTCGATACGGTGCGCTATCACACGTTAACCTGCTATAACGGCATCAAGGGTGATGGATGTGGCCAATGTGCCGCCTGCCATTTACGCGCGAATGGTCTCGCACAGTACCAAAATGATTCCGCGGCCGTCATGGCATCACTGAAGCAAAAAGCAGGGTTACGCTGA
- a CDS encoding helix-hairpin-helix domain-containing protein, which translates to MKKSGIKALCLIIGMSLSGLPLLVQAAPKATDGTSTAVKSAPADQKAEKATLPDADEDKVSINAASAAELADIMNGVGLKKAEAIVNYREQNGPFTQIDQLTEVPGIGAALVERNLSRLKL; encoded by the coding sequence ATGAAAAAATCAGGAATAAAAGCACTGTGCTTAATCATTGGAATGAGTTTATCTGGGTTGCCATTACTGGTTCAGGCGGCGCCTAAAGCCACCGACGGTACGTCGACGGCAGTAAAGTCTGCGCCAGCAGATCAGAAAGCTGAAAAAGCAACGCTTCCTGATGCTGACGAGGATAAGGTGAGCATCAATGCGGCAAGCGCTGCTGAGTTGGCCGACATCATGAACGGCGTCGGTCTGAAAAAAGCGGAAGCGATAGTTAACTACCGTGAGCAAAATGGCCCTTTTACCCAGATAGATCAATTAACTGAGGTGCCAGGAATTGGAGCGGCGTTGGTTGAGCGTAATCTCTCTCGTTTAAAACTGTGA
- the ppiD gene encoding peptidylprolyl isomerase, giving the protein MMDNLRTAANNVVLKIILALIIASFVLTGVGDYLIGGSGDYAAKVNGQEITRAQLEQAVQNERSRQQEALGENFSLLASNDGYMQQLRRQALSQLIDETLLDQYANKLGLNISDEQIKQAIFDVPAFQTNNRFDNDKYLDQVRRLGVTPDMYAQMLRKQLTSQQLIRGFGNTSFLLPQEIDNLVKLAAQDRVVRLATIDIAAKAKAQTVADDEVQSYYDQNKGNFIAPEEFKVSYIALDAASIMDGVKVDDAAISDFYEQNKNDYSQPERKKFSVIQVKNEADATSVLDALKQGGDFAMLAKEKSTDIISRRNGGDLGWMDENSMIDELKQAKLTEKGQVSGAIKSSVGYLIVRLDDVQPQQIKPLSEVRAEIAEKVKHEKAQDGYYALQQKVSEAASNDNESLASAEEAAGVKATQTDWFTREKVPAALNFQPVTQAIFSGALLGENGAAGNNSDVINVDGDRAFVLRITEHKPESTRPLDQVRTEIVETLKRQKAEQQARIDAEKILAELKQGKDDALKAAGLSFSEAKTMSSISQGDATAEAIFAMPHPEKDKPSYAITQDQAGNVVLVALDNVTPHQLNDEQKTQFASQVQQGSLGALFDSLLSSLRSEAKIKMGNAAQEQQ; this is encoded by the coding sequence ATGATGGACAATTTACGTACGGCCGCAAATAACGTCGTGCTCAAAATTATTCTTGCTTTGATCATCGCATCATTCGTTCTAACTGGCGTTGGTGATTATCTTATTGGTGGTTCAGGAGATTACGCTGCAAAGGTGAACGGGCAGGAAATTACCCGCGCACAGCTTGAGCAGGCGGTACAGAACGAACGCAGTCGTCAGCAGGAAGCCTTGGGTGAGAATTTCTCTCTTCTGGCGAGCAATGACGGTTACATGCAGCAATTGCGTAGGCAGGCACTCTCCCAACTCATTGATGAAACCTTGCTGGATCAGTATGCCAACAAGCTGGGGCTGAACATCAGTGACGAGCAAATCAAACAGGCGATCTTTGACGTTCCCGCGTTTCAGACAAATAACCGTTTTGATAATGATAAGTATCTGGATCAGGTTCGTCGCCTTGGCGTAACGCCGGATATGTATGCTCAGATGTTGCGTAAGCAACTGACGTCACAACAGCTGATTCGCGGCTTTGGCAATACATCATTCCTGCTGCCGCAGGAGATCGATAATCTGGTGAAACTAGCTGCGCAAGATCGTGTTGTCCGTTTGGCAACTATTGATATTGCGGCGAAAGCAAAAGCCCAGACGGTTGCTGACGATGAAGTTCAGAGCTATTACGATCAGAACAAAGGCAATTTCATCGCGCCGGAAGAATTCAAAGTCAGCTATATCGCGCTGGATGCGGCAAGCATCATGGACGGCGTGAAAGTAGACGATGCTGCCATCAGCGATTTCTACGAGCAGAACAAGAACGATTACTCCCAACCTGAGCGCAAAAAATTCAGCGTCATTCAGGTGAAGAATGAGGCCGATGCAACGTCTGTTCTGGATGCGCTGAAGCAAGGTGGTGATTTCGCTATGCTGGCGAAAGAAAAATCAACGGACATTATCTCGCGCCGCAACGGTGGCGATCTGGGATGGATGGACGAAAACAGCATGATTGATGAGCTGAAGCAGGCAAAACTGACGGAGAAAGGTCAGGTTTCCGGAGCGATTAAATCGTCTGTTGGCTATCTGATTGTGCGTCTGGATGATGTTCAGCCGCAGCAGATCAAACCGCTGAGCGAAGTCCGTGCTGAAATCGCTGAGAAAGTGAAGCATGAGAAAGCGCAGGATGGCTACTATGCGCTGCAGCAAAAAGTCAGCGAAGCGGCCAGCAATGACAACGAATCTCTGGCTTCAGCAGAAGAAGCGGCCGGTGTGAAAGCCACACAGACCGACTGGTTTACGCGTGAGAAGGTTCCTGCCGCGCTGAACTTCCAACCAGTAACGCAGGCTATCTTTAGCGGTGCGCTGCTGGGGGAAAACGGTGCAGCGGGCAACAACTCCGATGTGATTAACGTTGACGGTGACCGCGCTTTCGTTCTGCGTATCACTGAGCACAAGCCTGAAAGTACTCGCCCTCTGGATCAGGTTCGTACCGAGATTGTAGAGACATTGAAACGTCAGAAGGCTGAACAGCAGGCTCGTATCGACGCTGAAAAAATTCTGGCTGAGTTGAAGCAAGGTAAAGACGACGCGCTGAAAGCAGCAGGGTTGAGCTTTAGCGAAGCAAAAACGATGTCTTCTATCTCTCAGGGTGATGCAACGGCTGAAGCCATTTTTGCTATGCCACATCCAGAGAAGGATAAGCCATCTTATGCGATTACTCAGGATCAGGCCGGTAATGTTGTGCTGGTCGCGCTGGATAACGTGACGCCACATCAGCTAAACGATGAGCAGAAAACACAGTTTGCCAGCCAGGTTCAGCAAGGTTCTCTGGGGGCGTTGTTCGATTCCCTGCTGTCCAGCTTGCGTAGTGAAGCGAAAATCAAGATGGGCAACGCGGCGCAGGAACAGCAGTAA
- the lon gene encoding endopeptidase La yields the protein MNPERSERIEIPVLPLRDVVVYPHMVIPLFVGREKSIRCLEAAMDHDKKIMLVAQKEASTDEPSINDLFSVGTVASILQMLKLPDGTVKVLVEGLQRARITTLSDGGEHFAAKAEYLDSPAIDEREQEVLMRTAINQFEGYIKLNKKIPPEVLTSLNSIDDAARLADTIAAHMPLKLADKQSVLEMFDITERLEYLMAMMESEIDLLQVEKRIRGRVKKQMEKSQREYYLNEQMKAIQKELGEMDDAPDEHEALKRKIEAAKMPKDAREKAEAELQKLKMMSPMSAEATVVRSYIDWMVQVPWNARSKVKKDLLKAQEMLDTDHYGLDRVKERILEYLAVQSRVSKIRGPILCLVGPPGVGKTSLGQSIAKATGRQYVRMALGGVRDEAEIRGHRRTYIGSMPGKLIQKMAKVGVKNPLFLLDEIDKMSSDMRGDPASALLEVLDPEQNVAFNDHYLEVDYDLSDVMFVATSNSMNIPAPLLDRMEVIRLSGYTEDEKLNIAKQHLLPKQIERNALKNGELSVEDSAIVGIIRYYTREAGVRSLEREISKLCRKAVKTLLMDKSTKHIQISGDNLKDFLGVQRFDYGRADDENRVGQVTGLAWTEVGGDLLTIETACVPGKGKLTYTGSLGEVMQESIQAALTVVRARAEKLGINADFYEKRDIHVHVPEGATPKDGPSAGIAMCTALVSCLTGNPVRADVAMTGEITLRGLVLPIGGLKEKLLAAHRGGIKTVLIPDDNKRDLEDIPQNVIADLEIHPVKRIEEVLALALQNSPSGMQVVSAPKAKTKAKAK from the coding sequence ATGAACCCTGAGCGTTCCGAACGCATAGAAATCCCCGTATTGCCATTGCGCGATGTGGTGGTTTATCCGCACATGGTCATTCCGTTGTTTGTTGGTCGGGAGAAATCGATTCGGTGCCTTGAAGCCGCAATGGATCATGACAAAAAGATCATGCTGGTGGCACAGAAAGAAGCTTCAACGGATGAGCCAAGTATTAACGATCTTTTCTCGGTAGGGACGGTAGCCTCAATTCTTCAAATGCTGAAACTGCCTGACGGCACGGTAAAAGTGCTGGTCGAGGGGTTGCAGCGTGCCCGTATTACGACGCTTTCTGACGGCGGCGAGCATTTCGCTGCAAAAGCCGAATATCTAGACTCTCCGGCGATTGATGAGCGCGAGCAGGAAGTGCTCATGCGCACGGCAATCAATCAGTTTGAGGGATACATCAAGCTGAACAAGAAGATTCCGCCGGAAGTGCTGACGTCTCTGAACAGTATTGATGATGCCGCGCGCTTAGCCGACACCATTGCTGCACACATGCCGCTGAAATTGGCTGATAAACAGTCCGTACTTGAAATGTTCGACATCACCGAGCGTTTGGAGTACCTGATGGCGATGATGGAATCCGAAATCGACCTGCTGCAGGTAGAAAAACGGATCCGTGGCCGCGTTAAGAAGCAAATGGAAAAAAGCCAGCGTGAGTACTATCTGAATGAGCAAATGAAAGCCATTCAGAAAGAGCTGGGTGAGATGGACGATGCGCCGGATGAACACGAAGCGTTAAAGCGTAAGATTGAAGCGGCAAAAATGCCGAAAGACGCACGTGAAAAAGCCGAAGCTGAACTACAAAAGCTGAAGATGATGTCGCCGATGTCGGCGGAAGCGACGGTGGTACGCAGCTATATCGACTGGATGGTGCAGGTACCGTGGAATGCGCGCAGCAAAGTGAAGAAAGACTTGCTGAAAGCGCAAGAAATGCTGGATACCGACCATTATGGTCTGGATCGTGTGAAAGAACGTATCCTCGAATACCTCGCAGTACAGAGCCGTGTCAGCAAGATCAGAGGGCCGATTCTGTGTCTGGTTGGGCCTCCTGGCGTTGGGAAAACCTCGCTGGGTCAGTCCATCGCCAAAGCGACCGGACGCCAATATGTGCGTATGGCGCTGGGTGGCGTGCGTGACGAAGCGGAAATCCGCGGTCACCGCCGTACCTATATTGGTTCAATGCCGGGCAAACTGATCCAGAAAATGGCGAAAGTCGGTGTGAAAAACCCGCTGTTCCTGCTGGATGAGATCGACAAGATGTCTTCCGACATGCGTGGCGATCCGGCTTCTGCCTTGCTGGAAGTACTCGATCCTGAGCAGAACGTGGCGTTTAACGATCACTATCTGGAAGTCGACTACGATCTGTCTGATGTGATGTTTGTGGCGACGTCTAACTCCATGAACATCCCGGCACCGTTGCTTGACCGTATGGAAGTCATTCGTCTTTCCGGCTATACCGAAGATGAAAAACTGAACATCGCTAAGCAGCACCTGCTGCCGAAACAGATCGAACGTAACGCGCTGAAAAATGGTGAACTGTCGGTAGAGGACAGCGCGATTGTTGGCATCATCCGTTATTACACGCGCGAAGCTGGCGTGCGTAGTCTGGAGCGTGAAATCTCTAAACTGTGCCGTAAAGCAGTAAAAACGCTGTTGATGGATAAATCCACTAAGCATATTCAGATTTCGGGCGATAACCTTAAGGATTTCCTCGGGGTACAGCGCTTTGACTATGGTCGTGCGGACGATGAAAATCGCGTAGGGCAGGTGACCGGTCTGGCCTGGACGGAAGTCGGTGGCGATCTGCTGACAATTGAAACCGCCTGTGTGCCGGGCAAGGGTAAACTGACCTATACCGGTTCGTTAGGTGAGGTGATGCAAGAGTCGATTCAGGCTGCGCTCACTGTGGTTCGCGCTCGTGCGGAAAAATTGGGCATCAATGCTGATTTTTACGAGAAGCGTGATATCCATGTTCACGTTCCCGAAGGTGCGACGCCGAAAGATGGGCCAAGTGCGGGTATCGCGATGTGTACCGCGCTGGTGTCTTGTTTGACCGGGAATCCGGTGCGTGCCGACGTGGCGATGACGGGTGAGATTACCCTGCGTGGCCTGGTACTGCCGATCGGTGGTCTGAAAGAGAAACTGCTGGCCGCACACCGTGGTGGAATCAAGACGGTATTGATTCCCGATGACAACAAACGCGATCTGGAGGATATCCCACAGAACGTGATTGCGGATCTGGAAATCCATCCGGTGAAACGTATTGAGGAAGTGTTGGCGTTAGCGTTGCAGAATTCGCCTTCTGGCATGCAAGTGGTCTCTGCGCCTAAAGCAAAGACCAAAGCCAAGGCAAAATAG
- a CDS encoding SmdA family multidrug ABC transporter permease/ATP-binding protein translates to MRLFAQLSWYFRREWRRYLGAIALLIVIAILQLLPPKLVGVIVDGVTQHGMSMAEMMKWIGVMLLTAVMVYLLRYVWRVFLFGASYQLAVELREDFYRQLSRQHPAFYQRHRTGDLMARATNDVDRVVFAAGEGVLTLVDSMVMGCAVLVVMCTQISWELTLLALLPMPVMAIFIKRYGTQLHNRFKSAQAAFSSLNDQAQESLTSIRMIKAFGLENYQSARFAQVAADAGAKNMHVARVDARFDPTIYIAVGLSNLLAIGGGSWMVINGSLTLGLLTSFVMYLGLMIWPMLALAWMFNIVERGSAAYSRIRQLLAEELVVKDGEESLPAERGVLEVNISAFRYPDNTRDALQHIQFTLAPGNMLGLCGPTGSGKSTLLALILRHFDTQSGEIRYHDRPLNAIRLDELRSRFAVVGQMPFLFSDTVAQNIALGRPDATQQEIEQAARLASVHDDILRLPQGYQTEVGERGVMLSGGQKQRIAIARALLLDAEILVLDDALSAVDGRTEHQILQNLKTWGEKRTLIISAHRLSALTEANEIVVLQQGQTVQRGTHRTLAAEPGWYRDMHRYQQLEAALDDVPLVEGTKK, encoded by the coding sequence GTGAGACTGTTTGCTCAACTGAGTTGGTATTTTCGCCGTGAATGGCGGCGCTATCTGGGTGCGATTGCGCTATTGATTGTGATTGCCATTCTGCAATTGCTTCCTCCTAAACTGGTTGGTGTGATCGTCGATGGCGTGACGCAACACGGTATGTCGATGGCCGAAATGATGAAGTGGATTGGCGTGATGCTGCTGACTGCCGTCATGGTCTATCTACTGCGCTACGTGTGGCGCGTGTTCCTGTTCGGTGCTTCATACCAGTTGGCGGTTGAGTTACGGGAGGATTTTTACCGTCAACTGAGTCGCCAGCACCCGGCGTTTTACCAGCGTCATCGTACCGGCGATCTGATGGCTCGTGCCACTAACGATGTCGATCGCGTGGTCTTTGCCGCTGGGGAAGGTGTGCTAACGCTGGTCGATTCGATGGTGATGGGCTGTGCGGTGCTGGTTGTCATGTGCACTCAGATTAGCTGGGAACTGACCCTGCTGGCGCTGCTTCCGATGCCTGTCATGGCGATTTTTATCAAACGCTACGGTACCCAGTTGCATAACCGTTTTAAATCCGCACAGGCCGCGTTTTCTTCGCTTAACGATCAGGCGCAGGAAAGCTTGACCAGCATTCGCATGATTAAAGCTTTTGGGTTGGAAAACTATCAATCTGCGCGTTTTGCGCAGGTTGCGGCGGATGCAGGGGCCAAAAACATGCACGTCGCCCGAGTTGATGCCCGTTTCGACCCCACCATTTATATTGCCGTCGGGCTGTCGAATTTGCTGGCGATTGGCGGGGGCAGTTGGATGGTGATTAACGGCTCGCTGACGTTAGGTTTGTTGACCAGCTTTGTTATGTATCTGGGATTGATGATATGGCCGATGCTGGCGCTGGCCTGGATGTTTAATATTGTTGAGCGTGGCAGCGCGGCATATAGCCGTATTCGTCAACTGCTTGCAGAAGAACTCGTGGTGAAAGACGGCGAGGAATCATTGCCTGCCGAGCGGGGCGTGCTGGAGGTGAATATCTCCGCGTTTCGCTACCCGGATAATACCCGCGATGCCTTACAACACATTCAGTTTACGCTGGCTCCAGGCAATATGTTGGGATTATGTGGGCCGACGGGGTCGGGGAAAAGCACGCTGCTGGCGTTGATTTTGCGTCATTTCGATACCCAATCGGGAGAGATTCGTTATCACGATCGTCCATTGAATGCTATTCGGCTGGATGAACTACGGAGCCGTTTTGCCGTTGTCGGGCAAATGCCTTTCTTGTTTTCGGACACGGTGGCGCAGAACATCGCACTGGGTCGACCTGATGCGACGCAACAAGAGATTGAACAAGCTGCGCGGCTTGCCAGCGTTCATGACGATATTCTGCGTTTGCCTCAGGGCTACCAGACTGAGGTTGGTGAGCGCGGAGTGATGTTATCTGGCGGTCAAAAACAGCGGATCGCGATTGCCCGTGCGCTGCTGCTGGATGCTGAAATTCTGGTGCTGGACGATGCGCTATCGGCGGTGGATGGGCGAACGGAGCACCAGATTTTGCAGAATCTTAAAACATGGGGCGAAAAACGGACGTTGATCATCAGCGCGCATCGCCTGTCAGCCCTCACTGAAGCGAATGAAATCGTGGTGTTGCAGCAAGGACAAACGGTGCAGCGTGGCACACACCGGACGCTGGCGGCAGAACCCGGCTGGTATCGGGATATGCACCGCTATCAACAGCTGGAGGCGGCGCTGGATGATGTACCGCTGGTGGAAGGAACGAAAAAATGA
- a CDS encoding PLP-dependent cysteine synthase family protein, translating to MTNAWVKNAISAIEADFQRSADTHLIRLTLPDYPGIYFYLKDESTHPSGSLKHRLARSLFLYGLCNGWIKEGTPIIEASSGSTAVSEAYFARLLGLPFIAVMPSCTAKRKVEQIAFYGGRCHFVEQAGQIYAASEQLAQEMNGHYMDQFTYAERATDWRGNNNIADSIYRQMAREPYPVPDYIVMSAGTGGTSATLGRYIRYQGLDTQLVVVDPENSVFYDCYQKRDRSITGPCGSRIEGIGRPRAEPSFIPDVIDSMIKVPDAASIATLYWLESVLGRKAGASTGTNVWGMLQLAKEMMSRGQKGAIVTLLCDSGERYLDTYYNSSWVEKNIGDISPYLNALNSPEMSPLIPEPSLA from the coding sequence ATGACCAATGCCTGGGTTAAAAATGCCATCAGCGCTATCGAAGCAGATTTTCAGCGTTCGGCTGATACGCATCTTATCCGTTTAACCCTGCCGGATTATCCCGGTATCTATTTTTACCTCAAAGATGAAAGCACACACCCCAGCGGCAGCCTGAAACATCGTCTGGCGCGTTCCTTGTTTCTCTATGGGCTCTGCAACGGTTGGATTAAAGAAGGCACGCCGATTATCGAAGCGTCATCCGGTAGCACTGCCGTGTCAGAAGCCTATTTTGCCCGCTTGCTTGGCCTGCCGTTTATCGCCGTCATGCCCTCCTGCACTGCAAAAAGAAAAGTTGAGCAAATCGCGTTCTATGGCGGGCGCTGCCATTTTGTCGAACAGGCAGGGCAAATCTATGCGGCATCTGAACAGCTCGCACAAGAGATGAACGGCCATTATATGGATCAGTTCACCTACGCAGAACGCGCCACCGACTGGCGCGGCAACAACAATATTGCCGACAGCATTTACCGCCAAATGGCACGTGAACCGTATCCTGTCCCAGATTATATCGTGATGAGCGCAGGAACGGGCGGCACGTCAGCCACGCTAGGTCGCTACATTCGCTATCAGGGTCTGGATACGCAACTGGTCGTCGTCGATCCTGAAAACTCGGTCTTCTACGACTGCTACCAGAAACGGGATCGCTCCATAACGGGCCCGTGCGGTAGCCGGATAGAAGGTATTGGCCGTCCGCGTGCCGAACCTTCTTTTATTCCTGACGTCATTGATAGCATGATCAAAGTGCCGGACGCCGCCAGCATCGCGACACTGTACTGGCTGGAAAGCGTATTAGGCCGCAAGGCGGGGGCCTCTACCGGCACCAACGTCTGGGGTATGCTACAACTAGCCAAAGAAATGATGAGCCGCGGTCAAAAAGGGGCGATTGTGACCCTGCTGTGCGACAGCGGTGAACGCTATCTGGATACCTACTACAACAGCAGTTGGGTAGAAAAAAATATCGGCGACATTAGCCCTTACCTCAATGCGCTGAACAGCCCAGAGATGTCCCCTCTCATACCTGAACCCAGTCTGGCGTAA